A region of Clostridium acetobutylicum ATCC 824 DNA encodes the following proteins:
- a CDS encoding response regulator → MDNKPYILVVEDDKPIRNFITTALSTQGYKYSETDKGNEAIALSMANSPDLIVLDLGLPDIDGIEVIGKIREWSKVPIIIVSARENERQKVEALDKGADDYITKPFGIGELLARIRVSLRHVNAGKAKDKSIDFFKVKNLSVDFEKRRVSVNGKEVHLTPIEYKIMFLLCKYSGRVLTHNFIINEIWGASVGNENQSLRVFMANLRRKIEKDPAQPEYIYTEVGVGYRLIDE, encoded by the coding sequence ATGGATAATAAACCTTATATTCTCGTTGTAGAAGATGATAAACCTATACGAAATTTTATAACTACAGCACTTTCAACACAAGGCTATAAATATAGCGAAACAGATAAGGGAAATGAGGCTATTGCACTTTCTATGGCTAATAGTCCGGATTTAATAGTGTTAGATTTAGGTCTTCCTGATATCGATGGTATTGAAGTTATAGGAAAAATAAGGGAATGGTCTAAGGTGCCCATAATAATTGTTTCAGCAAGGGAAAATGAGCGTCAAAAGGTTGAAGCACTTGACAAGGGGGCAGATGACTATATTACAAAGCCTTTTGGTATAGGAGAACTTCTTGCTAGGATAAGGGTATCGTTAAGACATGTAAATGCAGGAAAGGCAAAAGATAAGTCTATTGATTTTTTTAAAGTAAAGAATTTATCTGTGGACTTTGAGAAAAGACGAGTTTCTGTTAATGGGAAAGAAGTTCATTTAACGCCAATAGAGTATAAAATAATGTTCTTACTATGTAAATATTCAGGAAGAGTTTTAACTCATAATTTTATAATAAACGAAATATGGGGAGCATCAGTAGGCAATGAAAACCAGTCCCTTAGGGTATTCATGGCTAACCTAAGAAGAAAAATAGAGAAGGATCCAGCTCAGCCTGAGTATATCTATACAGAGGTTGGAGTTGGCTATAGATTGATTGATGAATAA
- a CDS encoding sensor histidine kinase, producing the protein MDINYERPDPYYLLNKIDKEEKNKNRGKLKIFFGYAAGVGKTYAMLRAAHYMKELGKDIVIGYIEPHARMDTMSLTKGLPQIPVKNIDYKGVILREFDVDKALLRKPEIILVDELAHTNAKSQRNKKRWKDIEELLDAGIDVYTTLNVQHIESLNDIVANITHVSVRETIPDKVFDDADKVELIDIEPDELLKRFTDGKIYRKEQVKRAFNNFFTKNNLYALREIALRRTADRVNFEIEIARLSKGQITVMATSDQILACIGTSPSSARIIRTAARMAESYHSKWIALYVDTGRSLGKADKETLNANFNLVELLGGELVTVHGENVADQIIRYAELRNTTKIVIGKNHKRTGTLLHFYAKDVVDKLMDSNSYIDVYMIPNSSYYRDHKNSILSKISIQHKGSVKDVLKAIIIMAITTDIAELFSYMGFKDVNVIMIFILGVIIVYMATKGQIMGIISSIAAVLVFNYRFTEPKNSFIVYDKSYLVTFPIMMIVAFIIGSLTNKVQKEAQDSNMREKRTQTLYIVSGKLLSAVGTSEVVSIGIKYISRLVNRNVICYLADTSNKLSTPFVYKKDKGAKEEIIMSKDENAAAYWTFLNGKESGCGTSTFYRAKGYYIPIKIKNKVLGVIGVSCPSGPLRPQKKAVVDTVTGQIAIALDREILSKEQEKSKVEIERERLRSNLLRSISHDLRSPLAGIKGAASTILENGELIDEKRKQELINGIYEDTEWLIRLIENLLSMTKFDEGNTKIKKDVELVEEVVSEAVQRSSKYFKNHKIKVSVPEDVIMVSMDGSLIEQVIINLLDNASKFSPKGSTIEIKVYEKKKDVVFEIIDEGQGISEDILPNIFDRFFTNGSKISDSRRGVGLGLAICKSIVEAHGGKIEAVNKGSGGAIFKFNIPKEL; encoded by the coding sequence ATGGATATCAACTACGAAAGACCTGATCCATATTATCTTTTAAACAAAATAGATAAGGAAGAAAAAAATAAGAATAGAGGCAAATTAAAAATCTTTTTTGGCTATGCAGCGGGTGTAGGTAAAACCTATGCAATGCTTAGAGCTGCTCACTATATGAAAGAACTTGGAAAGGATATAGTTATAGGGTATATAGAGCCTCACGCAAGGATGGATACAATGTCACTTACAAAGGGGCTTCCACAGATACCAGTAAAAAATATAGATTATAAAGGAGTTATACTAAGGGAATTTGATGTAGATAAAGCGCTTTTAAGAAAGCCTGAAATAATTCTTGTAGATGAATTAGCGCATACTAATGCAAAAAGTCAAAGGAATAAAAAAAGATGGAAGGATATAGAGGAGCTTTTGGATGCAGGAATTGATGTGTACACCACTTTAAATGTTCAGCATATAGAAAGCTTAAATGATATAGTTGCAAATATAACTCATGTTTCAGTAAGAGAAACTATTCCAGACAAGGTATTTGATGATGCAGATAAGGTTGAATTAATAGATATAGAACCAGATGAGCTTTTAAAGAGATTTACAGACGGTAAGATATATAGGAAAGAGCAGGTTAAAAGGGCATTCAATAATTTTTTTACTAAGAATAATTTATATGCATTAAGAGAAATTGCCCTTAGAAGAACTGCGGATAGAGTTAATTTTGAAATAGAAATTGCAAGATTATCAAAGGGTCAAATTACAGTAATGGCAACCTCAGATCAAATACTTGCGTGTATAGGAACCTCACCATCTTCGGCAAGAATAATAAGAACTGCTGCAAGGATGGCAGAATCCTACCATTCAAAGTGGATAGCACTTTATGTTGATACTGGTAGAAGCTTAGGTAAAGCAGATAAGGAAACCCTCAATGCAAATTTTAATCTGGTGGAGCTTTTAGGTGGGGAACTTGTTACTGTTCATGGAGAAAATGTTGCAGACCAAATAATAAGATATGCAGAGCTTAGAAACACTACTAAAATAGTAATAGGAAAAAATCATAAAAGAACAGGAACTCTCCTGCATTTTTATGCTAAGGATGTAGTAGATAAGCTTATGGATTCAAATTCTTATATAGATGTCTATATGATACCGAATTCATCTTATTATAGAGATCACAAAAATAGTATTTTATCAAAAATAAGTATTCAGCATAAAGGATCAGTTAAGGATGTATTAAAAGCAATAATAATTATGGCAATTACTACAGATATAGCTGAACTTTTTAGTTACATGGGCTTTAAGGATGTCAATGTTATAATGATATTTATACTTGGTGTAATAATTGTATATATGGCAACTAAAGGGCAAATTATGGGGATAATATCATCCATAGCAGCTGTATTAGTGTTCAATTATAGATTTACTGAACCTAAAAATTCTTTTATAGTTTATGATAAAAGCTATCTTGTTACCTTTCCAATAATGATGATTGTTGCATTCATAATTGGAAGTCTTACTAATAAGGTGCAAAAGGAAGCTCAAGATTCTAATATGAGGGAAAAAAGGACTCAAACTTTGTATATAGTAAGTGGTAAGCTATTGAGTGCTGTTGGAACCTCCGAGGTTGTGTCCATAGGTATAAAGTATATATCAAGATTAGTTAATAGAAATGTAATATGCTATTTGGCAGACACTAGTAATAAGCTTTCAACACCATTTGTATATAAAAAGGATAAAGGAGCCAAGGAAGAAATCATCATGAGTAAGGATGAAAATGCTGCTGCCTACTGGACCTTTTTAAATGGAAAAGAATCTGGATGTGGAACAAGTACTTTTTATAGAGCAAAAGGGTACTACATTCCTATAAAAATTAAAAATAAAGTACTTGGAGTAATAGGTGTATCGTGTCCAAGTGGTCCTTTAAGACCTCAAAAAAAGGCTGTGGTTGATACAGTTACAGGTCAAATAGCTATTGCCCTCGATAGAGAGATACTTTCAAAGGAACAAGAAAAATCTAAAGTTGAAATAGAGCGTGAAAGGCTTAGAAGCAATCTCTTAAGATCAATCTCACATGATTTAAGAAGTCCACTTGCAGGTATAAAGGGAGCGGCAAGTACTATACTTGAAAATGGAGAACTTATAGATGAAAAGAGAAAACAGGAGCTTATAAATGGAATATATGAAGATACTGAATGGCTTATAAGATTAATTGAGAATTTGCTTAGTATGACAAAGTTTGATGAGGGGAATACAAAAATAAAAAAAGATGTGGAGTTAGTGGAAGAGGTTGTTTCCGAAGCAGTGCAAAGAAGCTCTAAATACTTCAAAAATCATAAGATAAAAGTAAGTGTGCCAGAAGATGTTATAATGGTATCGATGGATGGAAGCTTAATTGAACAAGTTATAATAAATCTTTTAGATAATGCTTCAAAGTTCTCACCTAAAGGTTCTACTATAGAAATTAAGGTTTACGAAAAAAAGAAGGATGTTGTTTTTGAAATAATAGATGAAGGACAGGGTATTTCAGAGGATATACTTCCTAATATATTTGATAGATTTTTTACAAATGGAAGCAAAATATCAGATTCAAGGAGAGGAGTAGGACTTGGACTGGCTATTTGTAAGTCTATAGTAGAAGCTCATGGAGGAAAAATAGAGGCTGTTAACAAAGGTAGTGGAGGAGCTATCTTTAAGTTCAATATTCCTAAAGAGTTATAG
- a CDS encoding K(+)-transporting ATPase subunit C produces the protein MKYFKSALRLGIVLIIICGLIYPLFITAVGQTVFHNKANGSIVTFKGKEVGSALLGQNFTDKRFFRGRVSSVNYNTYTKNDSNKDEVASGSQNLAPSNKDLKNRVKKDIDDFLKTHPGVKKDEIPTDLLTSSGSGLDPDISPKAAEIQVPSVSKATGISQSKLKQIIKKCTEGRTLGVLGEERVNVLKVNLEVASMLKNSKIGE, from the coding sequence ATGAAATATTTTAAAAGTGCTCTTAGATTAGGTATTGTTTTAATAATAATATGTGGACTTATATATCCACTTTTTATAACGGCAGTAGGGCAGACAGTTTTTCATAATAAAGCAAATGGAAGCATAGTTACCTTTAAGGGTAAGGAGGTTGGCTCTGCTCTTTTAGGACAAAACTTTACGGATAAAAGATTTTTTAGAGGAAGAGTTTCTTCTGTAAATTATAATACCTACACTAAAAATGACTCAAATAAGGATGAAGTGGCCTCTGGTTCACAGAACCTAGCTCCATCCAATAAGGATTTAAAAAATAGGGTTAAAAAGGATATAGATGATTTCTTAAAAACTCATCCAGGAGTGAAGAAGGATGAGATACCTACAGATCTTTTAACTAGCTCGGGCTCTGGATTAGATCCAGATATAAGCCCTAAAGCAGCTGAAATTCAAGTGCCTTCTGTATCAAAGGCAACAGGCATAAGCCAAAGTAAACTTAAACAAATAATAAAAAAATGTACAGAAGGTAGGACTTTGGGAGTACTTGGAGAGGAAAGAGTAAATGTTCTTAAGGTTAATCTTGAGGTAGCTTCAATGCTAAAGAATAGTAAAATAGGTGAGTAA
- the kdpB gene encoding potassium-transporting ATPase subunit KdpB: protein MKSKKSKFITKDILKEAIIESFKKLNPKYMMKNPVMFVVEVGFFVTILLTIFPSIFGDKGHNLRVYNLIVTIILFITVLFANFAESVAEGRGKAQADALKKTRKDTIAKLIGKDGSIKTINANELKKGDVVLVENGDVIPNDGEVVDGVASVDESAITGESAPVMKEPGGDFASVTGGTKVVSDWLKVEITATPGESFLDKMINLVEGASRQKTPNEIALNTILVSLTLIFLIVLVALYPMATYTGVKIPMSTLIALLVCLIPTTIGGLLSAIGIAGMDRVTRFNVIAMSGKAVEACGDVDTMILDKTGTITYGNRLAADFITVGGADKQKLIDYSVMCSLKDDTPEGKSIVELGKQLGITIDTKKYESIEFEEFTAQTRMSGIKLENGTAVKKGAYDAIKKRVQELKGVIPKDLDEAVNKVAKLGGTPLVVCVDNKIYGVIYLKDTVKPGLVERFERLREIGIKTIMCTGDNPLTAATIAKEAGVDGFIAECKPEDKIEAIKKEQDEGKLVAMTGDGTNDAPALAQADVGLAMNSGTTAAKEAANMVDLDSDPTKVLEVVEIGKQLLITRGALTTFSIANDVAKYFAIIPAIFTIAIPKMQLMNIMHLSTPYSAILSALIFNAIIIPALIPIAMKGVKYRPMKSEALLLRNMIVFGFGGIIVPFVGIKIIDMIITPMVRILNLG from the coding sequence ATGAAAAGTAAAAAGTCAAAATTTATTACAAAGGATATATTAAAGGAAGCCATAATTGAGTCTTTTAAAAAATTAAACCCTAAATATATGATGAAAAATCCGGTTATGTTTGTGGTTGAGGTTGGATTCTTCGTTACAATTTTATTAACCATTTTTCCAAGTATATTTGGAGATAAGGGACACAATTTAAGAGTATATAACTTAATTGTAACAATCATTTTATTTATAACGGTGCTATTTGCTAATTTTGCAGAGTCTGTAGCTGAAGGACGCGGAAAAGCTCAAGCAGATGCACTTAAAAAGACCCGTAAGGATACAATAGCAAAGCTCATAGGAAAAGATGGTAGTATAAAAACTATAAATGCAAATGAGCTTAAAAAGGGTGATGTAGTTCTTGTAGAAAATGGAGATGTAATACCAAACGACGGTGAAGTGGTTGACGGAGTTGCATCTGTAGATGAATCAGCAATAACAGGAGAATCAGCACCTGTTATGAAGGAGCCAGGAGGAGATTTTGCATCAGTTACAGGAGGAACAAAGGTTGTAAGCGATTGGTTAAAGGTTGAAATAACAGCAACACCAGGAGAATCCTTCCTTGATAAAATGATTAATCTTGTAGAAGGTGCTTCAAGGCAAAAAACTCCTAATGAAATTGCACTTAATACAATACTTGTTAGTCTTACTTTGATATTTTTAATTGTCTTGGTTGCACTTTACCCTATGGCAACATACACAGGTGTAAAGATTCCTATGTCAACCTTGATAGCACTTTTAGTTTGTCTTATTCCAACAACCATAGGAGGACTTTTATCAGCAATAGGTATAGCAGGAATGGATAGAGTTACAAGATTTAATGTAATAGCAATGTCAGGAAAAGCAGTAGAGGCTTGTGGTGATGTTGATACAATGATTCTTGATAAAACAGGAACTATAACCTATGGAAATAGACTAGCAGCTGATTTTATAACGGTTGGAGGTGCAGATAAACAAAAATTAATAGATTACTCCGTTATGTGTTCTTTAAAAGATGATACCCCTGAGGGTAAGTCAATAGTTGAACTTGGAAAACAGTTAGGTATAACAATAGATACTAAAAAATATGAGAGTATAGAATTTGAAGAGTTTACAGCTCAAACAAGAATGAGCGGAATAAAGCTAGAAAATGGAACTGCAGTTAAAAAAGGAGCATATGATGCCATAAAGAAAAGAGTACAGGAGTTAAAAGGAGTTATTCCTAAAGATTTAGATGAAGCTGTAAACAAGGTAGCAAAGCTTGGAGGAACGCCACTTGTAGTATGTGTTGATAATAAAATTTATGGAGTTATATATCTTAAGGATACAGTAAAGCCAGGCTTAGTTGAGAGATTTGAAAGGCTTAGGGAAATAGGTATAAAGACAATAATGTGTACAGGGGATAATCCTTTAACAGCCGCAACTATAGCAAAGGAAGCTGGTGTGGATGGATTTATAGCTGAGTGTAAACCTGAAGATAAGATAGAAGCTATAAAAAAGGAACAGGACGAAGGAAAACTTGTTGCAATGACAGGTGATGGAACTAACGATGCACCAGCACTTGCTCAGGCAGATGTTGGTCTTGCAATGAATAGTGGAACAACCGCAGCTAAAGAGGCTGCTAACATGGTAGATTTGGATTCGGATCCTACAAAAGTGCTTGAGGTTGTAGAAATCGGAAAGCAACTTTTAATAACAAGAGGGGCGCTTACTACCTTTAGTATAGCAAATGATGTTGCTAAATATTTTGCTATAATACCAGCTATATTTACAATAGCAATACCAAAAATGCAGCTAATGAATATAATGCACCTGTCTACTCCTTATAGTGCAATACTATCGGCACTTATATTTAATGCGATAATAATACCGGCATTAATACCTATTGCAATGAAGGGTGTAAAGTACAGACCTATGAAATCAGAAGCTCTTCTTTTAAGAAATATGATTGTATTTGGTTTTGGTGGAATTATAGTTCCGTTTGTTGGAATTAAGATAATTGATATGATAATAACCCCAATGGTTAGAATCCTTAATTTAGGATAG
- the kdpA gene encoding potassium-transporting ATPase subunit KdpA: MEILQIAIILIVFVLLCIPIGRYMYKVSEHKKTLLDPVLDKIDGFIYKLSGIQKEEEMNWKQYIFALLMCNAVPAIIGYIILRIQAVGIFNPNHVKGMEQGLTFNTIISFLTNTNLQDYAGETGASYLSQMIVITFFMFFAAATGIAVALAFIRALSGKKKLGNFYVDLVRITTRILLPLSIIVAIFYIGQGVPQTLSANKTVTTIEGKLQNIPLGPVASLEAIKLIGTNGGGFFSANSSHPFENPTPLTNSVQIITLLLLAGSMVVCFGHMIKKKKQAVAIFAAMMVLLLAGAAICFSAEKAGNPALSRIGLSQSMGNLEGKEERFGIAGSSLFTTVTTDTSCGAVNNMHDSLTPIGGAVPLINMMLNVIFGGVGVGFMNMIMYAILTVFLCGLMVGRTPEFLNKKIEGKEIKLVAFAIIVHPFLILMSSALALTTKQGLAGISNPGFHGLTQVLYQFTSSAANNGSGFEGLIDNTMFWNVSAGVVMFLGRYLSIIILLAVASSFAAKRAVPATQGTFKTDNTIFTVTLIVIIVIIGALTFLPAVALGPISEYLTL; encoded by the coding sequence ATGGAAATATTACAAATAGCAATTATTCTTATTGTGTTCGTACTTCTTTGTATACCTATAGGAAGATATATGTACAAGGTTTCAGAGCACAAAAAAACTTTATTAGATCCAGTATTAGATAAGATTGATGGCTTTATATATAAGCTTTCAGGTATACAAAAAGAAGAGGAAATGAACTGGAAGCAATATATTTTTGCACTTTTAATGTGTAATGCAGTTCCAGCAATTATAGGGTATATAATTTTAAGAATTCAAGCAGTAGGTATTTTTAATCCTAATCATGTAAAGGGAATGGAACAAGGACTCACCTTTAACACAATAATAAGCTTTTTAACTAATACAAATCTGCAAGATTATGCAGGAGAAACTGGAGCCTCTTATTTATCGCAAATGATAGTAATTACATTTTTTATGTTCTTTGCTGCTGCAACAGGAATAGCAGTTGCATTAGCATTTATAAGAGCACTTTCAGGCAAGAAGAAATTAGGAAACTTCTATGTTGATCTTGTAAGAATTACAACAAGAATATTACTTCCTCTATCTATAATTGTCGCTATATTTTATATTGGACAGGGAGTACCACAAACACTTTCGGCAAATAAGACAGTTACGACAATAGAAGGAAAGCTTCAAAATATTCCACTTGGTCCAGTTGCAAGCCTTGAAGCAATAAAGCTTATTGGAACAAATGGGGGAGGCTTTTTTAGTGCTAATTCATCTCATCCTTTTGAAAATCCAACACCGCTTACCAATTCAGTGCAGATAATAACCCTGCTTTTACTAGCAGGATCAATGGTAGTATGTTTTGGACACATGATAAAAAAGAAAAAACAGGCAGTAGCCATATTTGCAGCTATGATGGTACTACTTTTAGCAGGAGCAGCTATATGTTTTTCCGCTGAGAAAGCAGGAAATCCAGCACTCTCACGTATAGGCTTAAGTCAGAGCATGGGAAACCTGGAGGGGAAAGAAGAGAGGTTTGGAATAGCAGGGTCTAGTTTATTTACCACAGTCACAACGGATACCTCCTGTGGAGCGGTTAATAATATGCACGATTCGCTAACACCAATTGGAGGAGCTGTACCTCTTATAAATATGATGCTAAATGTAATTTTTGGAGGCGTTGGAGTTGGCTTTATGAACATGATAATGTACGCCATTTTAACAGTTTTCCTCTGCGGACTTATGGTAGGAAGAACTCCAGAGTTTTTGAATAAGAAAATTGAAGGCAAAGAAATAAAGCTAGTAGCTTTTGCTATAATTGTGCATCCATTTTTAATATTAATGTCTTCAGCTTTGGCGCTTACAACAAAACAGGGACTAGCAGGAATATCGAATCCAGGTTTTCACGGACTTACACAAGTTTTATATCAATTTACCAGTTCAGCAGCTAATAATGGTTCTGGATTTGAAGGGCTTATAGATAACACGATGTTTTGGAATGTCTCAGCAGGTGTGGTTATGTTTCTAGGAAGATATTTATCTATAATAATACTTTTAGCAGTAGCAAGTTCTTTTGCGGCTAAAAGAGCAGTACCGGCAACGCAAGGAACCTTTAAAACCGACAACACTATTTTTACTGTAACGTTAATAGTTATTATAGTTATAATTGGAGCACTTACATTTCTTCCAGCAGTTGCACTTGGACCTATTTCAGAGTATCTAACGCTATAA
- the kdpF gene encoding K(+)-transporting ATPase subunit F, producing MILLAIIIIFLFIYLCYALFNPEKF from the coding sequence ATGATACTTTTAGCTATTATAATCATTTTTCTATTTATATATTTGTGCTATGCATTATTTAATCCTGAAAAATTTTAG
- a CDS encoding penicillin-binding protein 2 yields the protein MKRKYLLLLTLLLTISFTFGCSSSDTPKASFEKYINAWNKNDYKTMYSILSTDSKKSISQKDFVSRYENIYDGIELNKISVMPEYPSSYKKDSKGNVPIPFKVTMNTVAGKVTFNDTASFKESNNTWYLNWSSEMIHPDLKKGYKIRIEKTPAKRGEIKGTNGSYLAQNGYIENVGIVPNKFTGDTEASKKQIADILQVDVNSISKKLSASYVQPDMFISIAKLSTDDTDKMSNLLKIPGIMITKTPARVYPLKEKAAMLTGYVQNISADELKKLKTKGYSRDNVIGKAGLEKIYEKQLKATDGAEIYIDSNYDKKIKTIAKKAPKNGKDVNLTIDTNIQSSLYDEYKADSGASVALNPKTGAVLALVSAPSYNPNDFVLGMPSDKWNALQNDANKPLLNRFKTTFAPGSTFKPITAAIALDAGKLNIDEDKKISGLKWQENSSWGNYFVTRDEAYSEPANLVNALVHSDNIYFAKTALAIGKDAFLSETKKLGIGQNLPFEYGLETSKITSNGSIKDDIQLADSGYGQGEVLMNPVQLASIYTAFVNNGNIVAPYLNSDKGTQSKVLIKDAFKPDTINTIINDLTQVVSNPEGTGHGAYMPDLPLAGKTGTAEIKKSQTDTTGTENGWFIAVNPSNPKLLVLEMYENVKGKGGSGYVVPNVKSIFQQFGK from the coding sequence ATGAAAAGAAAATACTTGTTGCTTTTAACCCTTCTTTTAACAATTTCATTTACATTTGGATGCAGTTCTTCTGACACTCCAAAAGCCTCTTTTGAAAAATACATAAATGCTTGGAATAAAAATGACTATAAAACCATGTATAGTATCTTGAGTACAGATAGTAAAAAATCTATTTCTCAAAAAGATTTTGTATCAAGATACGAGAATATTTACGATGGTATCGAATTAAACAAAATCTCTGTTATGCCAGAGTATCCAAGCTCCTATAAGAAAGATTCCAAGGGAAATGTACCTATCCCCTTTAAGGTCACAATGAACACAGTTGCGGGCAAAGTAACCTTTAATGACACTGCTTCTTTTAAAGAATCCAATAATACTTGGTATTTAAATTGGAGCAGCGAAATGATTCATCCTGATTTAAAAAAAGGATATAAAATAAGAATTGAGAAAACTCCTGCTAAAAGAGGAGAAATCAAAGGTACAAATGGTTCATATCTAGCTCAAAATGGATATATAGAGAATGTTGGTATAGTTCCTAATAAATTTACTGGAGATACTGAAGCTTCAAAAAAGCAGATTGCAGATATTTTACAAGTAGATGTTAACAGCATAAGTAAAAAGCTTTCAGCCTCTTATGTTCAGCCAGATATGTTTATATCAATTGCCAAATTATCTACAGATGATACGGACAAGATGTCAAACCTCTTAAAAATACCAGGGATAATGATTACTAAAACACCTGCTAGAGTTTATCCTCTGAAAGAAAAAGCTGCAATGCTGACAGGCTATGTTCAAAACATAAGTGCAGATGAATTAAAAAAGCTCAAAACTAAAGGTTATAGCAGAGACAATGTAATTGGAAAAGCTGGTCTTGAAAAAATATATGAGAAGCAGTTAAAAGCAACTGATGGAGCTGAAATTTACATTGATAGTAATTATGATAAAAAAATTAAAACCATAGCTAAAAAAGCTCCTAAGAACGGAAAAGATGTTAACTTAACTATAGATACTAATATACAAAGTTCATTGTACGATGAATACAAAGCTGATTCCGGAGCTTCTGTTGCATTAAATCCAAAAACTGGAGCAGTTCTCGCTCTTGTAAGTGCTCCTTCTTATAACCCTAATGATTTTGTTTTAGGTATGCCTAGTGATAAGTGGAACGCACTTCAAAATGACGCTAATAAACCTCTTTTAAATCGCTTTAAGACTACCTTTGCACCTGGTTCAACCTTTAAACCAATAACAGCAGCTATTGCCCTTGATGCTGGAAAATTAAATATAGATGAAGATAAAAAAATCTCAGGATTAAAATGGCAGGAAAACAGCAGTTGGGGAAATTATTTTGTCACAAGGGATGAAGCTTACTCAGAACCTGCTAATCTTGTAAATGCTCTTGTGCACTCAGATAATATATACTTTGCTAAAACAGCTCTTGCTATTGGAAAGGACGCCTTTTTATCAGAAACAAAGAAGCTTGGTATTGGACAAAATCTGCCTTTCGAATATGGACTTGAAACCTCAAAAATAACCTCAAACGGTTCAATAAAAGATGATATTCAACTAGCAGATTCAGGCTACGGACAAGGCGAAGTTCTTATGAATCCAGTACAGCTTGCTTCAATTTATACCGCATTTGTAAACAATGGAAATATAGTTGCGCCTTATTTAAATTCTGATAAGGGAACTCAAAGCAAGGTTTTAATAAAGGATGCTTTTAAACCTGATACTATAAATACCATAATAAATGATCTTACACAAGTTGTTTCTAATCCAGAAGGTACAGGCCATGGTGCATACATGCCTGATTTACCTCTTGCAGGTAAAACTGGAACCGCAGAGATAAAGAAATCTCAAACAGATACTACAGGAACAGAAAATGGATGGTTTATAGCTGTAAATCCAAGCAATCCAAAGCTTTTAGTACTTGAAATGTACGAAAATGTAAAAGGAAAAGGCGGCAGTGGTTATGTTGTACCTAATGTAAAATCAATATTTCAGCAATTCGGTAAATAG